In a single window of the Bactrocera dorsalis isolate Fly_Bdor chromosome 2, ASM2337382v1, whole genome shotgun sequence genome:
- the LOC105227753 gene encoding uncharacterized protein LOC105227753 isoform X2 gives MTGTPQEPKWSLERRESSGHLVWRKESPSSKVRFRFDVEVLEFEKHPHEDIEYKKGGYSASNITSTIALCATCVAAVAISVFLPWYLMDKALSRGS, from the exons atgacaGGGACAC CTCAGGAACCTAAATGGAGTTTGGAGCGACGTGAGTCGTCGGGTCACTTGGTTTGGCGGAAGGAGTCTCCCAGTTCTAAAGTACGTTTTCGTTTTGATGTTGAAGTATTGGAATTTGAGAAACATCCCCATGAAGATATTGAATACAAAAAAGGCGGCTATTCTGCTAGTAATATTACTTCAACTATAGCACTCTGTGCTACATGTGTTGCGGCGGTGGCTATTAGTGTTTTTTTACCATGGTATCTTATGGATAAAGCGCTATCAAGGGGTTCATAG
- the LOC105227753 gene encoding uncharacterized protein LOC105227753 isoform X3: MWRKAQEPKWSLERRESSGHLVWRKESPSSKVRFRFDVEVLEFEKHPHEDIEYKKGGYSASNITSTIALCATCVAAVAISVFLPWYLMDKALSRGS, encoded by the exons ATGTGGAGAAAAG CTCAGGAACCTAAATGGAGTTTGGAGCGACGTGAGTCGTCGGGTCACTTGGTTTGGCGGAAGGAGTCTCCCAGTTCTAAAGTACGTTTTCGTTTTGATGTTGAAGTATTGGAATTTGAGAAACATCCCCATGAAGATATTGAATACAAAAAAGGCGGCTATTCTGCTAGTAATATTACTTCAACTATAGCACTCTGTGCTACATGTGTTGCGGCGGTGGCTATTAGTGTTTTTTTACCATGGTATCTTATGGATAAAGCGCTATCAAGGGGTTCATAG